A region of Cloacibacillus sp. DNA encodes the following proteins:
- a CDS encoding FAD binding domain-containing protein, with protein sequence MSILVRPSSLTELFSYEYDAPELIAGGTDWMIARRSNLTQDTLCADISCVNELKGIEIINGELRIGASETMTALHKSPLVRRYASALSDAAYVMGSEQIRARATVGGNVANGSPAADTPAALCALNAYAVIVSKNGARRAPVSELASSGKAPLAPGEVIKEFLIEIDQKSISAFMKIGSRRQVSISRVNMAACAVCSRGKFTQAKVFVGTLGAAARFSEEASEALCRGAHTELADALASFAARQIPGRPTLAYKQSALRALAMDIYAELLKRAEEAENNG encoded by the coding sequence ATGAGCATACTGGTACGCCCCTCGTCGCTCACAGAACTTTTTTCATACGAATATGATGCGCCGGAACTTATAGCCGGAGGCACGGACTGGATGATAGCCCGCCGCTCAAATTTGACGCAGGATACGCTCTGCGCCGACATCTCTTGCGTAAACGAACTTAAAGGAATAGAAATAATAAACGGAGAACTCAGAATAGGCGCCTCGGAGACAATGACGGCGCTCCACAAAAGCCCGCTCGTCAGAAGATACGCCTCAGCGCTTTCTGACGCCGCCTACGTGATGGGCTCAGAGCAGATACGCGCAAGAGCCACAGTAGGCGGAAACGTGGCAAACGGCTCTCCCGCGGCCGATACTCCCGCCGCGCTCTGCGCGCTTAACGCATACGCCGTCATAGTATCAAAGAACGGCGCGCGCCGCGCGCCCGTATCAGAACTTGCCAGCAGCGGAAAAGCTCCGCTTGCGCCAGGCGAAGTGATAAAAGAATTTCTCATCGAAATAGACCAAAAATCAATTTCCGCCTTTATGAAAATAGGCAGCAGGAGACAGGTAAGCATCTCCCGCGTAAACATGGCGGCTTGCGCCGTATGCTCGCGCGGCAAATTCACGCAGGCAAAAGTATTTGTCGGCACGCTTGGCGCCGCCGCCAGATTCAGCGAAGAGGCCTCAGAGGCGCTTTGCCGCGGCGCGCATACGGAACTTGCCGACGCCCTTGCCTCATTTGCGGCGCGTCAGATACCTGGACGCCCGACGCTCGCCTACAAACAGTCTGCCCTTCGCGCGCTCGCAATGGATATTTACGCCGAACTGCTCAAAAGGGCGGAGGAGGCTGAAAACAATGGCTGA
- a CDS encoding AAA family ATPase, with protein MKLELALFGECEIIYEGKRVQFKFRKAEALFYYIALNGGASRDELKTLFWPEMSESQASSNLRNALYLIKSQMPEALFADRQNVRAAAFDDGLFALQRLCSPKTPLPEMIFSTPLRDYCANSEPLSEWLEGRRAKINADIVEIIKKRADAAYESGETEAVRTALEAERRLDPFDECSMLELMELYLKSGERGKAVLVYKNFAAALKEKLSLEPSDRAQKYYASIVNPEPAPNELLRFRCRKRELALLTDGLSKDRREKNIFLIEGEAGIGKSALVDEALRTLQHDATLVLATKATPIGEGCGYSAWNNFMTEALSACAERGVVPETGALAVLGAIFPCILQNGGASFNADIMRAAEINPVTVASLIAELLRPLSSLSQIVFIFEDVHWFDDESFKLMGALLSAAKYPYKALITARPEAAAGASSLLRQLNAGARIHELKLRPFRDDEILFISRSLLPKSTMEQKGDAYFIRESEGLPLMLFEMLRALREDPRSECEKGLGVMVWNRIGTLGAAEKKILSAAAVCISGTPAVISEMTGMTQQRVIYSANALIARGLLCERQEGRQTVWGFLHQKLRECVYAAIPYENRRELHAKAAAALSARYAPQRWDPALGAMLCHHYIEAGDRVSELKQYLSELIFEITLNHDIFPTLSDRLFLSCSTPYSSREETEKKIGRVIDILDELRCENSMKEEDFARLEATSYELAGGFHIFWGEYEKGKVFTREALSITKRYCLDETSVYCLKHYCYMYIQIADTKNLRRAARELLRQSKKAGLGQYFATAIRFIGMAAFMESDYDLAEKIFRHSIKKFDELRLIGRRYTLGILVAKCYLGEIAQRRGLFEEGAAFFAECAAKCEEMKLFWGRSYFHMAAANIAVDMNDMPEFFRQIDDAVSLFESCRGGRCGSILYSLKAIADAERLDFAGAKRAYEKAELLIKHVPRIEWMAAQHLAAAWIARLSGYDASDDAAMAVKLYEKIGFTLRARAIREKFALAQER; from the coding sequence ATGAAACTAGAACTCGCGCTCTTTGGCGAATGCGAAATAATATATGAAGGCAAAAGGGTTCAGTTTAAATTCCGTAAGGCGGAGGCTCTTTTTTACTATATCGCCTTAAACGGCGGCGCTTCCCGAGACGAACTTAAGACGCTCTTCTGGCCTGAGATGAGCGAATCGCAGGCCTCGTCAAATCTGCGCAACGCGCTCTATCTGATAAAATCCCAGATGCCGGAGGCGCTTTTCGCGGACCGTCAAAATGTTCGTGCCGCTGCGTTCGACGACGGTCTTTTTGCGCTCCAAAGGCTGTGCAGCCCAAAGACGCCGCTACCGGAGATGATATTTTCCACTCCGCTTCGAGACTACTGCGCAAATTCCGAGCCGCTCAGCGAATGGCTTGAAGGCCGCCGCGCCAAAATAAACGCGGATATCGTAGAGATCATAAAAAAACGCGCCGATGCAGCATACGAGAGCGGAGAGACTGAAGCTGTGCGCACCGCGCTGGAAGCAGAGAGAAGGCTTGACCCGTTCGACGAATGCTCGATGCTGGAGCTCATGGAGCTGTACCTCAAGAGCGGAGAGCGCGGCAAGGCGGTTTTAGTTTATAAAAACTTCGCGGCGGCGCTTAAGGAAAAACTTTCTCTTGAACCCTCCGACCGAGCGCAGAAATATTACGCCTCTATAGTGAACCCCGAGCCCGCGCCAAACGAACTGCTGCGCTTCAGGTGCAGAAAGCGCGAGCTTGCGCTGCTTACCGACGGACTTTCAAAGGACAGAAGAGAAAAAAATATATTTCTTATAGAGGGAGAGGCCGGCATCGGAAAATCAGCCCTCGTAGACGAAGCGTTAAGGACCTTGCAGCATGACGCGACGCTTGTACTGGCTACTAAGGCCACTCCGATAGGCGAAGGATGCGGCTATTCCGCGTGGAATAATTTCATGACGGAGGCGCTCTCCGCCTGCGCGGAGCGAGGCGTCGTGCCTGAAACAGGCGCGCTTGCGGTGCTTGGCGCCATCTTCCCGTGCATCCTTCAAAACGGCGGCGCCAGCTTCAACGCGGACATCATGCGTGCCGCTGAAATAAACCCCGTCACCGTGGCGTCGCTCATCGCGGAACTTTTAAGGCCGCTTTCTTCTCTCTCTCAAATAGTCTTTATCTTTGAAGACGTGCACTGGTTTGACGACGAATCGTTCAAATTGATGGGCGCGCTGCTTTCCGCCGCGAAATATCCGTATAAGGCGCTCATCACGGCGAGGCCTGAGGCGGCGGCCGGCGCTTCGTCTCTTCTGCGGCAGCTGAACGCCGGAGCAAGGATCCACGAATTAAAACTGCGCCCGTTCAGGGACGACGAGATACTTTTTATAAGCCGTTCGCTTCTTCCTAAAAGCACAATGGAACAAAAGGGCGACGCCTACTTTATACGCGAGAGCGAAGGGCTTCCGCTAATGCTCTTTGAGATGCTGCGAGCGCTGCGCGAGGACCCGCGTTCTGAATGCGAAAAAGGACTGGGCGTCATGGTTTGGAACAGGATAGGGACGCTCGGCGCCGCGGAAAAAAAGATACTGTCGGCCGCCGCCGTCTGCATCAGCGGCACTCCGGCCGTTATTTCAGAGATGACCGGCATGACTCAACAGCGCGTCATATATTCGGCAAACGCCCTCATTGCGAGGGGCCTGCTCTGCGAAAGGCAGGAGGGACGGCAGACCGTATGGGGATTTTTACACCAGAAGCTCCGTGAATGCGTCTACGCCGCGATACCGTATGAGAACCGCAGGGAGCTTCACGCAAAGGCCGCGGCCGCGCTCAGCGCGCGCTACGCCCCGCAGCGCTGGGACCCGGCGCTTGGCGCTATGCTCTGTCATCATTACATCGAGGCCGGAGACCGCGTCTCCGAACTGAAACAATATCTTAGCGAATTGATATTTGAGATAACGCTGAACCACGACATTTTCCCGACGCTCTCCGACAGGCTTTTCCTCTCATGCTCCACGCCGTACAGCAGCCGCGAGGAGACTGAAAAAAAGATAGGGCGCGTCATTGACATACTGGACGAGCTGCGCTGCGAGAACTCAATGAAGGAAGAGGACTTCGCCCGTCTGGAAGCCACCTCCTATGAGCTGGCCGGCGGCTTTCATATCTTTTGGGGCGAATATGAAAAGGGCAAGGTCTTCACTAGAGAGGCGCTTTCAATCACAAAGAGATACTGCCTCGACGAGACCTCCGTCTACTGCCTCAAACATTACTGCTACATGTATATCCAGATAGCGGACACAAAGAACCTGCGCCGCGCGGCGCGCGAGCTGCTACGGCAGTCAAAAAAGGCGGGGCTTGGGCAGTATTTCGCGACTGCGATAAGGTTCATCGGAATGGCCGCCTTTATGGAATCGGACTACGACCTGGCTGAAAAGATATTCAGGCACTCAATAAAAAAGTTTGACGAACTTCGACTCATTGGACGGCGCTACACTCTCGGCATACTCGTCGCAAAATGCTACCTAGGAGAGATAGCGCAAAGACGCGGCCTCTTTGAAGAGGGTGCCGCCTTCTTTGCTGAATGCGCCGCGAAGTGCGAAGAGATGAAGCTTTTCTGGGGCAGGAGTTATTTTCATATGGCCGCAGCGAACATAGCCGTCGATATGAACGACATGCCGGAATTTTTCCGTCAGATAGACGACGCGGTCTCGCTCTTTGAAAGCTGCCGCGGAGGACGTTGCGGCTCGATACTTTACAGCCTGAAGGCGATCGCAGACGCCGAAAGGCTCGATTTTGCCGGCGCAAAACGCGCCTACGAAAAGGCGGAGCTGCTGATAAAGCATGTACCGAGAATAGAGTGGATGGCGGCGCAGCACTTGGCCGCCGCGTGGATCGCAAGGCTTTCAGGGTACGATGCTTCGGACGACGCGGCGATGGCCGTGAAGCTGTATGAAAAAATAGGCTTTACGCTGAGGGCGCGCGCGATACGCGAAAAGTTCGCGCTGGCGCAGGAGCGCTGA
- a CDS encoding molybdopterin cofactor-binding domain-containing protein produces the protein MADYKYIGKRILRDDAQEKARGSYTYLADELPAGTLVGVPLLSEYPNAIVKSIDASSAQEEGAIVLTFLDAPQNKYNSGEWFPGQNDFPDETILTRHARHVGDRIALVLADSEEKARRALKLVKVEYEPLAAVVDIKEAGKNADRLHEDGMDDFEGALGYGDAEAAFASAAHVETDTIYTPKIHHAAMETHCVLAMPRPANAIEVHTPCQILFGVQHAIAQVLPIPLSKIRVIKANMGGTFGGKQESVFEPLCAWAAWRLKRPVFITTNRTETMHSTRTRAAVLGTVSTALDADGVITGRKFEITADAGAYLSGTKKVMMAMGKKASRLYRVPALSYHGRTVRTSTTPAGACRGYGSPQIHTITEIHTDLMCTRLGLDPVEFRLKNLLHEWENDPSGASNIGKARVIECLERGARRFDWENLQKPIVSADGRFATAAGFACCTHGNGYYKTIYHDVTQMSMRILEDGSAILRTALHELGNGTLTAIAQIAAEATGIELSKITVTEGDTNYSSYDAGCQASRVIYVCGECARLVSEEAVKLLCSEASKIYDAPAKLVDGKLLIDGKTIEIGEAVRQIMLKSRRSIEAHYEHAPESNPASFGVHFAQVTVDKLTGLVKIDKYLAVHDVGQSINRNFVDGQIYGGVQMGIGMALCEELAFDKNGMPKAGNFDKYHMINAPDMPDVEIMLIEDGEPGGPYGGKSIGEISTVPVSAAIVNAVNRALGTELTELPLTPAKIAASTRR, from the coding sequence ATGGCTGATTATAAATATATCGGAAAAAGAATATTGCGCGACGACGCGCAGGAAAAGGCGCGCGGCAGCTATACCTATCTTGCGGACGAACTGCCGGCGGGAACGCTCGTAGGCGTTCCGCTGCTTTCAGAATATCCAAACGCTATCGTCAAATCAATAGACGCCTCTTCTGCACAAGAAGAGGGTGCTATCGTCCTCACCTTTCTTGACGCGCCGCAGAATAAATACAACAGCGGCGAATGGTTTCCGGGGCAGAACGACTTTCCCGACGAAACCATCCTCACTCGCCACGCAAGACACGTCGGCGACCGGATAGCGCTTGTGCTGGCAGATTCGGAAGAAAAAGCCCGCCGCGCGCTCAAACTGGTCAAGGTAGAATACGAACCGCTGGCTGCCGTCGTCGACATAAAAGAGGCCGGCAAAAACGCAGATAGGCTGCACGAAGACGGCATGGATGATTTTGAAGGCGCGCTCGGCTACGGAGACGCAGAGGCAGCGTTCGCATCGGCAGCCCACGTTGAAACAGACACCATATACACTCCAAAAATACATCACGCGGCGATGGAGACGCACTGCGTCCTGGCGATGCCGCGTCCTGCAAACGCGATAGAGGTGCATACGCCGTGTCAGATACTTTTCGGAGTACAGCACGCCATAGCGCAGGTGCTTCCTATACCTCTTTCAAAGATACGCGTCATAAAGGCAAACATGGGCGGCACATTCGGCGGAAAACAGGAGAGCGTCTTTGAACCGCTCTGCGCGTGGGCCGCGTGGAGGCTGAAGCGTCCGGTCTTCATAACGACGAACAGAACGGAAACAATGCATTCCACAAGGACGCGCGCCGCCGTGCTGGGCACTGTCTCAACGGCGCTTGACGCAGACGGCGTAATAACGGGCCGCAAATTTGAGATAACGGCAGATGCGGGAGCCTACCTCTCCGGAACAAAAAAAGTGATGATGGCGATGGGCAAAAAGGCCTCGCGCCTCTACCGCGTGCCGGCGTTAAGCTACCATGGGCGCACCGTCAGGACATCGACTACGCCCGCAGGCGCGTGCCGCGGATACGGCTCGCCGCAGATACATACGATAACCGAGATCCACACCGACCTCATGTGTACGAGGCTTGGCCTTGACCCAGTAGAGTTCCGCCTGAAAAACCTCCTTCACGAATGGGAGAACGACCCAAGCGGCGCCTCCAATATAGGCAAAGCGCGCGTCATCGAATGCCTCGAACGCGGAGCGCGGCGCTTTGACTGGGAGAACCTGCAAAAGCCGATCGTAAGCGCCGACGGGCGTTTTGCCACAGCCGCCGGATTTGCCTGCTGCACGCACGGCAACGGCTATTATAAAACCATCTATCATGACGTCACACAGATGTCCATGCGCATACTGGAGGACGGTTCCGCGATACTGCGCACCGCGCTGCACGAGCTGGGCAACGGCACGCTGACGGCGATCGCGCAGATAGCGGCGGAGGCCACAGGCATAGAGCTTTCAAAGATAACGGTGACAGAGGGAGATACAAACTACAGCTCGTACGACGCAGGCTGTCAGGCAAGCCGCGTCATCTACGTCTGCGGCGAGTGCGCACGTCTCGTTTCCGAAGAAGCCGTAAAGCTGCTCTGCTCCGAGGCTTCAAAGATATACGACGCGCCAGCGAAACTTGTTGACGGAAAACTGCTGATAGACGGCAAAACCATTGAGATAGGAGAGGCGGTGCGTCAGATAATGCTCAAAAGCCGCCGCTCCATCGAGGCGCATTACGAACACGCGCCCGAAAGCAACCCCGCGTCGTTTGGCGTGCACTTCGCACAGGTGACGGTGGACAAACTTACTGGACTGGTGAAGATAGACAAATACCTCGCCGTCCACGACGTAGGACAGAGCATCAACAGAAATTTCGTAGACGGCCAGATATACGGCGGCGTCCAGATGGGCATAGGCATGGCGCTCTGCGAGGAGCTCGCCTTTGATAAAAATGGAATGCCGAAGGCGGGCAACTTCGATAAATACCACATGATAAACGCGCCGGACATGCCGGATGTGGAGATCATGCTCATTGAAGACGGCGAGCCGGGCGGCCCCTACGGAGGAAAGAGCATCGGCGAAATAAGCACTGTACCGGTATCTGCGGCCATCGTAAACGCGGTAAACAGAGCGCTCGGTACGGAGCTTACGGAGCTTCCGCTCACACCGGCAAAGATAGCGGCATCAACCAGGCGTTAA
- a CDS encoding TRAM domain-containing protein, which produces MRHDIELSKVMKRLVTAVMVFICGAAGYQFSLLMLTENWFPSMSSIHPIGTSIFVVALAAACGFILAPLFWWALIKFGQFFESRIQNVSVADLIVSMVGLILGLLLANLIAIPLSKIPGGIGVYIAVLLNVALGYWGLRFFAKRGDDFWSMIMNMDLKSKLTRKKKGENGEVEMIASAHTELSFPKILDTSAIIDGRILDVAQTGFLEGIIVLPRFILAELQGVADSTDSLRRTRGRRGLSVVTELQKVKGLTIEIPEVTLRELEREKVDEALVVLARQLNGKVITTDYNLNQVAQIEGVDVLNVNDLANSLKPMLLPGEKVEIDIIRLGRENHQGIGYLDDGTMLVVEDGYRHVGERVKVTVTSMLQTSAGRMVFARIHP; this is translated from the coding sequence ATGCGTCATGATATAGAACTATCGAAAGTTATGAAAAGACTTGTAACCGCCGTCATGGTATTCATCTGCGGCGCAGCGGGCTATCAGTTTTCACTGCTTATGCTGACCGAGAACTGGTTCCCTTCGATGTCAAGCATCCATCCCATCGGCACAAGCATTTTTGTAGTGGCTCTTGCAGCAGCATGCGGCTTTATCCTCGCACCTTTATTCTGGTGGGCGCTTATTAAATTTGGACAGTTTTTCGAATCCAGGATTCAAAACGTAAGCGTGGCGGATTTGATCGTAAGCATGGTCGGCCTCATACTGGGCCTTCTGCTTGCAAACCTCATAGCGATACCGCTCTCAAAGATCCCCGGAGGCATAGGGGTATATATAGCGGTGCTGCTCAACGTAGCGCTCGGCTACTGGGGGCTGCGCTTCTTCGCTAAACGCGGCGACGATTTCTGGAGCATGATAATGAACATGGATCTTAAATCAAAGCTGACGCGAAAGAAAAAGGGCGAAAACGGCGAGGTCGAGATGATAGCAAGCGCCCACACGGAGCTTTCGTTCCCGAAGATACTGGACACGAGCGCAATTATCGACGGCAGGATACTGGACGTCGCGCAGACTGGATTCCTTGAGGGAATAATAGTGCTGCCGCGCTTCATCCTGGCTGAGCTTCAGGGCGTCGCCGACTCGACAGACTCGCTGCGCCGCACGCGCGGCCGCCGCGGACTTTCCGTGGTGACGGAGCTCCAGAAGGTCAAGGGCCTCACCATCGAGATACCAGAGGTGACGCTGCGCGAACTTGAAAGAGAAAAGGTGGACGAGGCGCTCGTCGTGCTTGCGAGGCAGCTCAACGGCAAGGTAATAACAACCGATTACAACCTGAATCAGGTGGCTCAGATAGAGGGCGTCGACGTGCTGAACGTAAACGACCTGGCAAACTCACTTAAGCCGATGCTCCTTCCCGGCGAAAAGGTCGAGATAGACATAATCCGCCTAGGACGTGAAAACCACCAGGGCATAGGCTACCTTGACGACGGCACGATGCTCGTAGTCGAAGACGGCTACCGCCACGTCGGCGAAAGGGTAAAGGTTACGGTGACCTCCATGCTGCAGACCTCCGCCGGCAGAATGGTCTTCGCAAGGATACATCCGTAA
- a CDS encoding (2Fe-2S)-binding protein translates to MLISLTLNGELRSAEVQADTRLIDMLRNDFGLTGVKEGCGAGECGACTVLLNDEAVCSCVVPAVQTDGASVTTIEGLAKSGELDVIQQAFIDCDAIQCGFCTPGMIMSAKALLLKNPHPSKDEIKRALAGNICRCTGYVPIINAVTEAANRLEAKN, encoded by the coding sequence ATGCTTATTTCTTTGACACTCAACGGAGAACTGCGAAGCGCCGAAGTGCAGGCCGATACACGCCTCATAGATATGTTAAGAAACGACTTCGGACTCACAGGCGTAAAAGAGGGCTGCGGAGCCGGAGAATGCGGCGCGTGCACCGTGCTGCTCAACGACGAGGCGGTATGCTCCTGCGTTGTACCGGCCGTCCAGACGGACGGAGCCTCCGTCACAACAATAGAGGGACTTGCGAAAAGCGGCGAGCTTGACGTCATCCAACAGGCCTTTATCGACTGTGACGCGATCCAGTGCGGATTCTGCACTCCAGGGATGATAATGTCGGCGAAGGCGCTGCTGCTGAAAAACCCACATCCTTCAAAAGACGAAATAAAACGCGCGCTGGCCGGCAACATCTGCCGCTGCACCGGATACGTCCCCATCATAAACGCGGTAACAGAGGCGGCAAACCGCCTTGAGGCGAAAAACTGA
- the guaB gene encoding IMP dehydrogenase has protein sequence MQKQHNSKFVDYQGFTFDDVLLVPNYSEVVPAAVSVSTRLTPQIELNIPICSAAMDTVTEGRLAIALAREGGIGILHRNLPIEQQAIEVDKVKRSESGVIVDPFYRHPSDSVREAVALMEHYHISGVPVVDDQIRLVGIITNRDLRFVTNLDQPISNIMTQEHLVTAPIGTTLDDAKNILMGTKVEKLPIVDKENRLKGLITIKDILKAKAFPNSTKDSHGRLRVGAAIGVGHDARDRAAALVKAGVDVIIVDTAHGHSKMVLDMISDLRKAYPDLPLVGGNIATAAAADALIDAGADGVKVGIGPGSICTTRIVAGIGVPQVAAVMNVAEAAHKRGKTVVADGGIRYSGDIVKALAAGGDVVMIGSLFAGTEESPGEAVIYKGRSFKSYRGMGSLGAMKGGCSKDRYFQEGTSEDKLVPEGIEGMVPHKGPISGVIYQMVGGIRAGMGYVGAPTLEELHDNAQFVQVTSASMKESHPHDVVITKEAPNYWAE, from the coding sequence ATGCAAAAACAACACAATTCGAAATTTGTCGACTATCAGGGATTCACATTTGACGACGTGCTGCTCGTTCCTAACTACAGCGAAGTAGTGCCGGCGGCGGTCAGCGTTTCAACAAGGCTCACGCCGCAGATAGAGCTGAACATCCCTATTTGCAGCGCCGCGATGGACACTGTAACAGAAGGGCGTCTTGCCATCGCTCTTGCGCGCGAGGGCGGCATCGGCATACTTCACAGAAACCTCCCGATAGAACAGCAGGCCATTGAGGTAGACAAGGTAAAGCGCTCCGAGTCGGGCGTCATCGTCGATCCGTTCTACCGTCACCCGTCGGATTCTGTGCGCGAGGCTGTAGCGCTGATGGAGCACTATCACATTTCCGGCGTGCCCGTCGTAGACGACCAGATTCGCCTCGTCGGAATAATAACGAACCGCGACCTTCGTTTCGTAACGAACCTCGACCAGCCTATATCGAACATCATGACGCAGGAGCACCTTGTAACGGCGCCCATCGGCACAACGCTTGACGACGCGAAGAACATCCTTATGGGGACGAAGGTGGAGAAGCTTCCTATAGTTGACAAGGAAAACAGGCTCAAGGGCCTCATCACGATAAAAGATATCTTAAAGGCAAAGGCCTTCCCGAACTCCACGAAGGACTCGCACGGACGCCTTCGCGTCGGAGCCGCTATCGGAGTCGGGCACGACGCGCGCGACAGAGCGGCCGCACTGGTGAAGGCCGGAGTCGACGTCATCATCGTAGATACCGCGCACGGTCACTCAAAGATGGTGCTGGACATGATATCAGACCTACGCAAAGCTTACCCGGATCTTCCGCTCGTCGGAGGAAACATAGCGACCGCGGCCGCCGCCGACGCGCTTATAGACGCCGGTGCGGACGGAGTCAAAGTAGGAATTGGCCCTGGCTCTATATGCACGACGCGCATCGTGGCCGGCATCGGCGTGCCTCAGGTGGCGGCGGTGATGAACGTAGCGGAAGCGGCTCATAAAAGAGGCAAAACAGTCGTGGCGGACGGCGGGATACGCTATTCCGGCGACATCGTGAAGGCGCTCGCTGCGGGCGGCGACGTGGTAATGATAGGCTCGCTCTTCGCGGGCACAGAAGAAAGCCCCGGCGAAGCGGTAATATACAAGGGCCGTTCGTTCAAAAGCTACCGCGGCATGGGATCGCTTGGCGCTATGAAGGGCGGATGCAGCAAAGACCGCTACTTCCAGGAGGGAACTTCTGAGGACAAGCTCGTTCCCGAAGGAATTGAAGGCATGGTTCCTCACAAAGGCCCCATCTCGGGCGTCATCTATCAGATGGTCGGCGGCATCCGCGCCGGCATGGGATATGTGGGCGCGCCCACGCTTGAGGAGCTGCACGATAATGCGCAGTTCGTACAGGTGACCTCCGCTTCGATGAAGGAAAGCCATCCGCACGACGTAGTTATTACAAAAGAGGCTCCTAACTACTGGGCCGAATAA
- the ispF gene encoding 2-C-methyl-D-erythritol 2,4-cyclodiphosphate synthase — MTTGAAWSFLIAAGGSGSRIGGEPKQFRSLLGRPLWRWSFDIADSLRKRGLIWDIVLVVPRGYEEQYAQAAKELTLTITQGGASRAESVQNGLKKCSGSHVLVHDGARPFITEGLCEELMTAAEKTGGAVPLLPSTDSLKKIENGTMTQEDRSLYFRTQTPQAFDKALLSAALDDAGAGVTDEASAWLAAGRKLAHVAGLDHNFKVTTPFDWEMAKSLTEKLVEKRTGHGYDIHQLAAGRPLIIAGVEIKDTGYGLLGHSDADIVAHTVMDAMLGAAGEPDIGTLFPASSEKFRGADSIELLRLVLERLAAKGWRPEWIDATLNAQIPKLGALVPAFIEKMDKELGAGPGERLFNIKVKSAEHCGSAGRSECMICHAVATISRTSAC, encoded by the coding sequence ATGACGACCGGCGCCGCGTGGTCCTTTTTAATAGCAGCGGGCGGCTCCGGCAGCCGTATCGGAGGCGAGCCGAAACAATTTCGCAGCCTTCTGGGCAGGCCGCTGTGGCGTTGGTCTTTTGACATAGCGGACAGCTTGCGCAAAAGGGGACTCATATGGGACATTGTGCTCGTCGTCCCGCGCGGATACGAAGAGCAGTACGCGCAGGCCGCAAAAGAGCTGACGCTTACGATCACTCAGGGCGGAGCGTCGCGCGCGGAGTCTGTCCAAAACGGTTTAAAGAAATGCAGCGGGTCGCACGTGCTTGTTCACGATGGGGCCCGCCCTTTTATAACCGAAGGGCTCTGCGAAGAACTTATGACGGCGGCGGAGAAGACAGGCGGCGCCGTCCCTCTTCTTCCTTCGACCGATTCACTAAAAAAAATCGAAAACGGAACAATGACACAGGAGGATCGGAGCCTCTATTTCAGGACGCAGACGCCTCAGGCCTTCGATAAAGCGCTGCTTTCTGCGGCGTTGGACGATGCCGGCGCCGGCGTAACAGACGAAGCCTCCGCGTGGCTTGCCGCCGGAAGAAAATTAGCGCACGTAGCGGGGCTGGACCACAATTTCAAAGTAACGACTCCGTTTGACTGGGAGATGGCAAAATCTTTGACCGAAAAACTTGTTGAAAAAAGAACGGGACACGGGTATGATATTCACCAACTCGCGGCTGGGCGTCCGCTCATAATAGCTGGCGTAGAGATAAAAGATACCGGATACGGACTTTTGGGCCACTCGGACGCGGATATCGTAGCACATACGGTCATGGACGCGATGCTCGGCGCGGCGGGCGAACCGGACATCGGTACGCTTTTTCCCGCGTCTTCGGAGAAATTCCGAGGCGCCGACAGCATAGAGCTTCTGCGCCTCGTTCTGGAACGGCTTGCAGCAAAAGGCTGGCGGCCGGAATGGATAGACGCCACGCTGAACGCGCAAATACCAAAGCTCGGCGCGCTTGTGCCGGCCTTTATAGAAAAAATGGACAAAGAGCTGGGCGCAGGTCCCGGGGAGAGATTATTCAACATCAAGGTAAAATCGGCAGAACACTGCGGAAGCGCAGGCCGGAGCGAGTGTATGATATGCCACGCAGTGGCCACCATATCACGAACGTCAGCCTGTTAA